A genomic window from Hirundo rustica isolate bHirRus1 chromosome 14, bHirRus1.pri.v3, whole genome shotgun sequence includes:
- the C14H5orf15 gene encoding keratinocyte-associated transmembrane protein 2, with amino-acid sequence MAAAGGGRRGSAGRALCLLLLCGWALAARGEDSAGPVKADVLTRNISSTSENETLSRSQNLTDSLQSLTSGGKEAFPATAKINSMTAGKPPTANGDSLSPVVPASPVSQVDVDASEVTKIEEEDLLTDLKDTLSSSAPIIKETMESDGDDYAYEMTPNSRYNPDLLEMSEDDNSDTISNYNEEIKTLDEKIKAVSVSGLDEEDSHFFFHLVVVAFLVAVVYVTYHNKRKIFLLVQSRRWRDGLCSRTVEYHRLDQNINEAMPSLKITNDYVF; translated from the exons atggcggcggccggcggcgggcggcggggctcggcgggcCGCGCTctgtgcttgctgctgctctgcggCTGGGCCCTGGCGGCCCGCGGGGAGGATTCCGCCG GTCCTGTGAAAGCTGATGTACttacaagaaatatttcttctacaAGTGAGAATGAAACGCTGAGTAGATCCCAAAATTTGACAGACAGCTTGCAGAGTTTAACctcaggaggaaaggaggcaTTCCCAGCAACAGCCAAAATCAATTCCATGACTGCGGGAAAGCCACCTACAGCAAATGGTGACTCTTTGTCACCTGTTGTCCCTGCTAGTCCGGTGTCACAGGTGGATGTTGATGCTTCTGAAGTTACTAAAATTGAGGAAGAAGATCTTCTAACAGATTTGAAAGACACACTAAGTAGTTCCGCACCCATCATAAAAGAAACTATGGAGTCAGATGGAGATGACTATGCTTATGAAATGACACCGAATTCCAGATACAATCCAGACCTTCTAGAGATGTCAGAAGATGACAACTCCGACACCATCAGTAATTACAATGAGGAGATCAAGACCCTTGATGAGAAGATTAAAGCTGTTTCTGTCTCAGGGTTGGATGAAGAAGACagccatttcttttttcatctcgTTGTAGTTGCCTTCTTAGTAGCTGTTGTTTATGTCACCTATCACAATAAGAGGAAG atcttCCTGCTGGTGCAGAGCCGAAGATGGAGGGATGGCCTGTGCTCCAGGACAGTGGAATATCATCGTTTAGATCAAAACATTAACGAAGCGATGCCTTCCCTGAAAATAACCAACGACTACGTGTTTTGA